AGTGGTGGTCATATTACCGAAATCGAATTTCATTCTCAAAATGTTATATTTTAACTGCAACCAGAATAAACctgtttcataaaaaaaattcaatcatCAATGAAAGATCCGTTATCTCGAAGAATGTCAATCATTTGGTCATAATTGTAGCTGTGACAGGTGTGTTGATTTTCAActccgaccagatggtatccctgtGCATAGGCAAAAATTAAAACTTACTTTATCAACCGTCGCTCAGGATCGAGAAGATTGAGCAGCTTATCGGCATACACTCGCTTCGAGGCAGTAAACAGAATAACTTCGAAGAGCTGCGAAACCTTCTCGAGAAACTCACGGAAGAATGGTCGCGTTCGCACGAACACCGTATATTTACACTCCTGGAACAGCACCGGGAACTTGAAGCTAGCGTCCGACAGTTCCTGCAAGCTGCAGTGGACCAGCGTTTCGTCGAGATCCAACACCAGGCTGAATTCTGGGCTTGATCGGGTTTTCAATGGTAGGGCAGGACATTTGGAACGCATCTCGCACGTCAGTGGCGGTAAATGTTTTATAAACACGTACGGATCGAATGTTTCCCACGCGACATGTTCGTGTTGACCATCGTTGGATTCCTGCAATATATTTTCATGCACTGCAATAACCGCAAAGCGTGTGAACTAATATAAACTGAACCTACCTCAATTTCCATGCATTCATCGGATTCCAGCTGTATTCCACTTTCACTTTCGTCACCACACATCGCAATCGTTTCGTTGCATTCGATATTATGGATCAACGATTCGCCACCTCCCAGCTGGCCCCCATCATGCGCACCGGATGATTCATTACACCGGCTTCCAATCTCAGTTAAGAACGCACCACCCGAACTAGAGCCTGCTTCATCGACGGTGGCCACGCTTTGGAAGTTGGTCAAAGCCTTCAAATTTTCAATCGCGGTGGGATTGATTGACGAGAGGAATCCAGCATCGTTCACTCCGGTTGTGATGTTTTCAGACAGCGTTTGGGTGCAGTTCAGATTCAGACTCGATACATCTCCGCAACTTAGCAGGGCTTGCGTCAAAAGGGTGTTATAGGGAAGGAAATCTGTATACTGGCAAAGCTCGGCAGAGGTTTTGTAATGCTCATCGTCGAACATAGATATCAAATCCGACGCAGTGGGGTTGGGTGAGTAACTGCTGGACGCAGTTTGATCCTCGGTACCGGACACAGACGAATAACTGCTATAACCAGTTGGTTGGAAAGTAGACGATAGCGAGGAAGATGTGGACGAAGATGAGGATGACGACGATGAGGAGGACGAGGATGTCGAAGATGAAAATGCGGAAATTATTTGAGTTGCACTTGGCGCAATTTCATTGGTAGTGTCTGGAATAGTATCGGTTGTCGAGTCCACCTCCGGAACGACAATATCCTGCTGAGGCATAGAAGACTCGAGCGGGTTTTTAAGGCGCCGGTTGCAGAATCCAGACGTTGAGGGATAGCTTATATCACAATCAATTTCAGTGGTGCTATCGCACTCGGTTATACATTTTGATTTTAATGGTTCAACCGACTGAGAATAGATGATGGCATTCGACGACGTTATGGTCGATGTCGTCGTTTTGCTCGACTCGTACGCTATTACTCCAAACTGATTGATAAAATCGTCAGGCGCTCCAATCTCGTCCGCCTTCTTGGAGAACAGATTGGTTGCTTCATATTGGTTCTTAAGACTGATTGTGGAATCGAAAAGTGTGAGATCATTGTTGTCCTGCCAACAGTTTTCTTTGCAATCCTCTGGAATCGCATTATCTTCGGAGCTAAGCGCCGGAAGTTTACTGTTTCGTCGGACTACTTTGTTCAGCCGCCTGGGACTAGTTTTGTTTCCGGAACGAAGCGAAATACGTGCGACGGTGTTGCTCGATCCAGTCCCCGTTGCGGGAAGTTGAACGTGCGCGCTTCTCCGCGTGTTAATCACATCGGCAGGGCTGCGCTTGGGCTTTTGTTGCTGTGATTTTGCatgctttttattttttaccgTTACACGAGCACCCCCGGAACGTAGCCTCCGGTCTCTGGTTTCGCTCCGTAACCACATGGTTcctgaaataaaaaagaagaacGAAAATGCTTCGTATGAGGTACACTGTTACTGACCGGGAAATGTCTCTCAAGGCATACAAGATGAAACCGACCACATTTTTAGGATCATCGTTGCatcaatagaaataaaaaatagaaatatatatttataacaCTGCTTGACAAGACTCAATAATTTCTTTGATCGATCCACTCCCAATGCTTTTATGCGTACTATTTAAAATTTACAATCAAATATCTACTTTACTAGATCGCCGAAAGGGGTAACTTATGCGATCGTTTTCGAGTACAGACAGTTGAACAACCCCAAGCCAAATTCTAGCTGACACTTCAGGCCCTTTATTATGCCCTCGTCCATTGGAACTAACAATTAATTCTGCTACAACTCAAATCAAATTTCGTCATAATTATTTGGGGACcagattattattatttatttatctgtattatagtaactttcaactcatttggctggttcgtcacttttacttccatttttggaagaatgtcgggagtgagaattgaactcgtgacctttagcgtgagaggcatggatgttaccactacgccagatcggctccgcgGGGACCAGATTACCATTCTTGCGGTTCGGCTATCAAAAACTTCACAatgatgtttattttatttaaacacCTATGCTTCAGACTACGCCTTAAGTATAATCGTGTTATTGGAACTTGCAATCAGATCTGGCCCgacccagaaaaaaaaatcgttataaccATCTGTCAAATATTGGATGTactggtaagtttcttcgtttttttttaaattaatgctttattctgcaaaaatggttacaaatttataaTTCAAAGTATTGACCATCGCTAGTCAcagctttttcccatctttctggcaattcacggatccctttgcggaaataatcggccggtttgtcggctaaccacgaatcgatccaatttttgacttcatcaaaattggagactTCATTAAAATTGGATtgaaggtagtaatcggacggagcaatgtctggagaatacggcgggtgggataggacctcccattgcAGTGTTTCCAAGAATTgaaccggtttcgcgacatgcggccgagcataaCTTTATAACTTTATCTGTATAACAAGCCGGGAGCTtggttgggaggttattatccgagatgaaacggatatccggtaactatctaGTCGGACACCggatataagaaaaaaaaaattctcatcaacagaagataaatcataacaaaataagGTTCGATTACTAAAATGCAAGaatgtttgttcaaaatttaattcatattacctaataacattattttttaacagtaatcaaaacattaaactctaagcagtaccccCAGCTAGCAGGGATTACGAAACAGGTGTACGAAACAGAACATAATCAGTTGTCATTATCAACTGTTGCATATtgattatttattcatcattggcaaattatgatgaataaataatcaAAATGCAACAGTTGATAATGACAACTGATTATGTTCTGTTTCGTACACCTGTTTCGTAATCCCTGCTAGCTGggggtactgcttagagtttaatGTACACCAACTATGAGGATCGTGATTGCGATTGGTTCGAAATGTTGTGACATAACAGTTGATTTCATTagtaatgaaattttattcctGACGCAACGCTGGCTAGTGGTCCCTAATTGTCGATGATCTTCTTAATAACCTAACGAATTTAGGATACGAAGTcattggttttgctgatga
The Toxorhynchites rutilus septentrionalis strain SRP chromosome 2, ASM2978413v1, whole genome shotgun sequence genome window above contains:
- the LOC129769923 gene encoding CTD small phosphatase-like protein 2, with amino-acid sequence MWLRSETRDRRLRSGGARVTVKNKKHAKSQQQKPKRSPADVINTRRSAHVQLPATGTGSSNTVARISLRSGNKTSPRRLNKVVRRNSKLPALSSEDNAIPEDCKENCWQDNNDLTLFDSTISLKNQYEATNLFSKKADEIGAPDDFINQFGVIAYESSKTTTSTITSSNAIIYSQSVEPLKSKCITECDSTTEIDCDISYPSTSGFCNRRLKNPLESSMPQQDIVVPEVDSTTDTIPDTTNEIAPSATQIISAFSSSTSSSSSSSSSSSSSTSSSLSSTFQPTGYSSYSSVSGTEDQTASSSYSPNPTASDLISMFDDEHYKTSAELCQYTDFLPYNTLLTQALLSCGDVSSLNLNCTQTLSENITTGVNDAGFLSSINPTAIENLKALTNFQSVATVDEAGSSSGGAFLTEIGSRCNESSGAHDGGQLGGGESLIHNIECNETIAMCGDESESGIQLESDECMEIEESNDGQHEHVAWETFDPYVFIKHLPPLTCEMRSKCPALPLKTRSSPEFSLVLDLDETLVHCSLQELSDASFKFPVLFQECKYTVFVRTRPFFREFLEKVSQLFEVILFTASKRVYADKLLNLLDPERRLIKYRLFREHCVLVNGNYIKDLTILGRDLSKTIIIDNSPQAFGYQLENGIPIESWFMDQSDSELMKILPFLERLAEMREDVRPHIREKYRLFSYLPPD